The sequence TGGAGTAGATAAGTTCAGAGAGGCAATTTACCAAGTTGATGAGGGTAATGTAAGGCGATTGGGTAGCACCTCAGTGATTCAAACAATGGCAAGTGGAATAAGTGCTTATTTAGGGGGTATGTTGGGCTGTGGAAATCAAGTTACGACCAATTCATCAGCCTGCACAACCGGCACGGAAGCTGTGCTAATGGGCTATGAGCGCATCAAAAACAAAAAAGCGAAGAGAATGTTGGTCGGTAGTTGTAGTGACAGTGGCCCTTATGTATGGGGAGGATTTGATGCTATGCGTATTCTGCCCAGGAACTATAACAATAACCCAGAAGCTGCCAGCAGACCTATGAGTGCATCTGCCGCAGGATTTGTCCCTGGTAGTGGAGCAGGGGCATTGGTTCTAGAATCCTTAGAGAGCGCTCTAGAACGTGGAGCTAGTATTTATGGGGAAATTATAGGAGGGGAGGTAAATAGCGGAGGACAGCGAGGGAATGGTAGTATGACAGCACCAAACAACGAGGCAGTTCAACGCTGTATCGTAAATGCCATAAAAGATTCAGGAATAGAACCAGGAGATATTGATGCGGTCAATGGTCACCTTACCGCCACGGCAAAAGATCCTGATGAACTTAAGAATTGGAGTCAAGCACTGGGCCGATCTGGAATAGATTTTCCTTATGTCAATTCCTTTAAAGGACATTTTGGGCATTGTTTAGCTGCTGCGGGAAGCATTGAATGCGTGGGCACCTTGCTTCAATTTAAGGAAAAACAGATTTTTGGAAATATCAATTGTGAAGATGTACATCCAGAAATAGAGAAATTAGTAGATACTTCCAAAATCCCTCTTACAACAACAGATGTTGAGCCAAAAATTATCGCAAAAGCTAGTTTTGGTTTTGGAGATGTAAATGCCTGTATTATTTTTAAAGCCTATAGCTAGAAACGAACCCTTAAAATAAAAAATGCAAGAAGAAAGATATCAGAAATTAAAGGAAATTGTGCAAACCTATTTGCCGGATGATGTCTCTGTGGAAGCGATACAATTAGAAAGTAATTTTACTCAAGAATTGAACATTAACTCTGCCAATCTAGTGGATATTGTTTTGGATGTTGAAGACGCTTTCGATATCATGCTGGAAAACGAAGACATGGATGGCATGCAAACGGTTAAGGACGCACTCCAAATAATAGATCATAAAATAAATGCTAAATGAAAGAATTCTGGAGTTTTGTTTTAGAAAAAGTGAATGTTGATAAGCGATTATTGGTTATCTATTGTACTGTCTACTTTCTTTGGGGGCTTGGGATGAATTGGTTTGGAGCGCAGATGGAAATAGCCGAGTTTACTTTTTGGTGGCAGGTGATTACGTGCTATATCTTATATATGGTTCCAATTTCCTTGGTGCTAAGAGGCCTACCTTTTCATATGCAATATGCCTATGGATTAATTGCCATGGGATTGTTGGAGTTTGGAGGATATGCTTTACAAACTTCGTATGCATATCCGAACAATATTTTGGACCAACTATTCAACATACGCAACTTTAGCCTGGGTATGGCACTGTTTTTTGCTCTGTACTTTCCTTTGGGGAATTGGGGTGTAGGTAAGATTCATAATTTGTTGTTCAAGAAATAGGATTATCCAACGTGGAACTTTTCCTAAAAACACAACAAACTAACTGTTTATATCAAAGACCATTTTAATCTTCACCAGATTGTCTTCTCTTTTTTTCTTGATTTTGATTCCGTAATCAATGGAATATAAGGAAGTGGTTCCGATAAGTTGATTTTCTTTTCTGGTAAAGGTTATCGTAATCGGTTTTAAGGTTTCCTTGATGGTAAGCTCACCATTAACGACTAGCTTTTCACCTTCCAGTTTAACCTTATTGCTTTTAAAAGAGATTTTAGGATAGTCATCAGCATCAAAATACTTTCCACTTTTTAAAGACCAGTTTCTTAATCCGCTATTGGTATCTAAAGTTTCGGAAGAAACGGAACCCTTAAAAATTGAATTCTCCAAATTACCAACATCTATTGAAGATTCTGATTTAAAACCCGAAATAGTTCCTTTTACCTTCTTGGAAACAAATTCAAAAGATATTTGGGCACTCTTGATTTTGGTTTTTTGCCCATTAACTAGATTTACGGACAGGCCAATTACTAAAAACAAACAAAACGAAAAGACTCTCATGGCAAATTTTTAATCTAAAATAAAGATTTGGTCATTAAAGAAAGGAACTGCTTACAGAATTATGAATTTTTGTTTAAAGTTTTAGTATACCAAAAATATCTAATTAAGGTGAATGCTTCTTTCTATTATGTCAGTTTTGAATATTTGCAAATATTTAAGAGTCAATTTTTTAGAATTAACAACACAGGTTTAACTGAATGTTAAATATTAAAAAATGAAGTTAATTTTGTACAACAATGTAAGATAATTAGTAATTTAATGGAAGGTTTTAAGACAATCAATACTTAAACAAAATAACATGAATGATGTAACTGAAAAAAGTACGGGTCAAATCCAAGAGCTATTGATTCGTATGGAGCGAAATAACAACATCATTCAAAGACTTTCCAAAAAACTTAGCTCTTACACTTGCGAGCCCAATAATTCTTCCTGCTTTGAAAAGCTATATGATCTTAGACATAATTTTAAGGTTTTTAGCGGTCAACAAAAGCAAATTATGGAGCTTTTAAAACAAAAACGGGGAATGGCGAAGAGCCTGCAAAAAGATATTCAGCTTCATTTAGAACGATTTAAGCAACTGGAGCAAGACATGGCCGCTTACATTTTGGATACTGATCAGTATTCCTAAAACCCTATTAGATAGATGCCGTTTTAATAGCTGCTTATTACTTTGCATAACTTCATTTAGAATATGTTTTTTACTCCTATAAACATCCGTATTATTGTAGGGCGAATAACCAATTTTTTAGAATGGGAAAGTCCTCAAACTCTACGCTTGTCATTCTTGCCTTTTTTGCGATTTACGTAATATGGGGCTCTACCTATTTGCTTAATAAGATTGCTGTATTGGAGCTACCGCCATTTATGTTGGCTTCATTTCGTTTTACCACTGCGGGGATCTTAATTTTCATTATTGCGAAGATGATGGGAATTCAAGTATTAATTACTAGAAAGCAATTGTGGAATACTATAATTGCCGGGTTCCTTTTTTTAAGTTTTGGGAATGGGGTGGTAGTATGGGCGTTGCGCTATGTAGATACTGGTTTTGCTGCCTTGGAAATATCTGCACAGCCACTTATTATTTTATTGTTGATGAGAGTTTTACAAGGAAAAAAAATACAACCAATGTCTGTTGTTGGTGTCATTTTTGGAATCATTGGTATATATCTTTTAGTAAGTCAAAAACAGGTTATAACAAAGGAAGGCTCGGTCTTGGGAATGGTCATGATATTTTTCTGCATGTTGAGTTGGGGCTATGGCAGTCTTTTTGTTGCCAAAGCCGACCTGCCAACAAACTACTTTGTTAACACAGGTTATCAAATGTTTACTGGTGGTATTATTTTGGCATTGATGAGTGTTGGGTTCAATGAAGAATGGACCTCACCATTGGTTTGGAGTGGAAAGGTGCAGGTTGTAATGATATTGCTGGTCATTTTTGGTAGTATTCTGGCATTTACTTCTTTCAATTACTTATTAAAATCGGTTTCTCCAGAGAAAGTGGCAACCTCTACCTATGTAAACCCCATCGTTGCACTCATTTTAGGGTGGTATTTCCTAAATGAAGAAATAACGGTACAATCCATGATAGCAGCTGTAGTTTTGCTTACCGGAGTCTACTTCATTAATGCCAAAAAGACTTTGGCCATTTTTGAAAGGTTTAAAAGATAGTTTAAAACACCTTTCTGTTCCTCATTGTACAATTCAATACATAAACCGTCCAATTGGCTACATTTCATTTTTGCAGTTGAGGATTGATGCACATCTTTGCTTCATCAATCAAAAAACAATCAGTTCAATCAATCATCAATCAAAAAGCGAACAATCATGAATCAACTATCAAAAATCCTTGCTACCCTAGTCTTGAAGATTATTCTTTTCTTTTTCCTCCT is a genomic window of Flagellimonas sp. CMM7 containing:
- a CDS encoding EamA family transporter, which translates into the protein MGKSSNSTLVILAFFAIYVIWGSTYLLNKIAVLELPPFMLASFRFTTAGILIFIIAKMMGIQVLITRKQLWNTIIAGFLFLSFGNGVVVWALRYVDTGFAALEISAQPLIILLLMRVLQGKKIQPMSVVGVIFGIIGIYLLVSQKQVITKEGSVLGMVMIFFCMLSWGYGSLFVAKADLPTNYFVNTGYQMFTGGIILALMSVGFNEEWTSPLVWSGKVQVVMILLVIFGSILAFTSFNYLLKSVSPEKVATSTYVNPIVALILGWYFLNEEITVQSMIAAVVLLTGVYFINAKKTLAIFERFKR
- a CDS encoding YceI family protein, with product MRVFSFCLFLVIGLSVNLVNGQKTKIKSAQISFEFVSKKVKGTISGFKSESSIDVGNLENSIFKGSVSSETLDTNSGLRNWSLKSGKYFDADDYPKISFKSNKVKLEGEKLVVNGELTIKETLKPITITFTRKENQLIGTTSLYSIDYGIKIKKKREDNLVKIKMVFDINS
- a CDS encoding beta-ketoacyl synthase produces the protein MKNRVVVTGMGVCAPNGVGLSKFTQSLKKGKSGIRFYPELKKLSFSCQVAGKPLIDDIHLNKYFSNVQLKGLNASGIFYGVIAGKDAWKDAGLSTVSSENPDWDSGIIFGTGILGVDKFREAIYQVDEGNVRRLGSTSVIQTMASGISAYLGGMLGCGNQVTTNSSACTTGTEAVLMGYERIKNKKAKRMLVGSCSDSGPYVWGGFDAMRILPRNYNNNPEAASRPMSASAAGFVPGSGAGALVLESLESALERGASIYGEIIGGEVNSGGQRGNGSMTAPNNEAVQRCIVNAIKDSGIEPGDIDAVNGHLTATAKDPDELKNWSQALGRSGIDFPYVNSFKGHFGHCLAAAGSIECVGTLLQFKEKQIFGNINCEDVHPEIEKLVDTSKIPLTTTDVEPKIIAKASFGFGDVNACIIFKAYS
- a CDS encoding acyl carrier protein, which gives rise to MQEERYQKLKEIVQTYLPDDVSVEAIQLESNFTQELNINSANLVDIVLDVEDAFDIMLENEDMDGMQTVKDALQIIDHKINAK